The nucleotide sequence ACGCGGCATCTGAACTTCCGTCTGGCGGCGGAGGAGCTTGGCGTGACGCAGGCGGCGGTGGCCCAGCAGATACGCGGCCTCGAGGCGGAGCTTGGACTGAAACTCTTTGAACGCCAACCCCGCACGCTGGTCATGACCGAGGCGGCCCGCGCCTATATCGCCAGTGTGCGGCGGGCGTTCGACCTGCTTTCGGAAGCGACCGAAATGCTGCGACCCGAGCCGCAGCACCTGACCGTGAGCGTGACGCCGACCTTCGCGTCGAAATGGCTGATCCCGCGACTGGCAGAATTTACGCAAGCGCATCCCGATATAGAATTGCGCATTGTCGCCAGCGACAAGGTTGCCAATTTCCAGACAGATGCCGTCGATCTTGCGGTGCGGTATGGCGAGCCGCCTTTCGGGCCGGGGCTGAATGCGGAGCTGCTTTTCGAGCATGTGATCGTTGCCGTCGCAAGTCCGGTTCTGGTCGAGAGGCTGGGCGATCCGGGCCTGCCGGAAAATCTGCAGCGCTATCCGCTGCTGCACGATGCGCATAATTTCTGGCCGCGATATCTGGAAAAGGCGTTTCCCCGCGGCGTGTCGGCTTCACCGAAAAATACGCGCTTCAACCAGACTTCGCTCGCCATCGATGCGGCAATTGCCGGGCACGGGCTGGCGCTGGCAAGCCGCTTTTTCGTGGAAAAGGAAATTGCCGCGGGCAGTCTCGTCCAGGCGCTGGCCACCGAATTGCGGGTTGGCGCGGATTTCTATGCGGTTTCGCTGCGAAAACCGCGCCATCCGGAATCCGTGGAGGCCGTGAAGGGCTGGCTGAAAAGCGCATCCCGAAAAGTGTGAAACGGTTTTCGGAAAAGATGCGCGTCGATACAAACAAGACGCATCCCGAAAAGTGTGAAACGGTTTTTGGAAAAGATGCGCGCAATGCAGATAAAGCGCGAGCCCATCAGGTTGATGGCTCAGGCACTTCCAGCGGATTTTTGCGGCTGCGGGCCGGCATGGTGATGCAGACGAGGCAGATGACGACCAGAAGGACGCCAAACCAGCCGAGGGCGGACAGCCGCTCGCCGACGATCACCACCGCGAAGAACGCGGCGACGACCGGCTCGAACAGGGTGATCGTGGTCGCCACGCTTGTTTCCACGCGGCTCAAGCCGTAGCCGAAGCAGACATAGCCGAGGAACATCGGCACGAAAGCCATGTAAAGTCCGACGGCCGCATTGTTCCAGGAGGCGAGAAACGGCCCGCCGGTCGCGATCAGAACCGGCATCAGCAGAATGCCGCCTATGCCGAAGGTTGCGCCCATGGCGGTCGTCGACGATATGCCGCCCTGCATCAGCTGGCGCGCGCAGGAGGAATAAAGCGCATAGGTGAAGCCTGCCACGAGGCCGAGCAGCGAGCCGATGAGTGGTGAGCCGTCAGCGGAGACGGCGTGACTGCCGCCATCCTCCGATATGCTGAGCAGGACCATGCCGATGATGCCGATCGTGGCCCCTGCCAGCCAGCGGAGCGATGGACGAAAGCCGCTTTGCCTGTATTCGATCCCGGCGGAAAGCAGCGGGGCGGAGCCGAGCGAAATGACCGTCCCGATGGTTACGCCCGCCATCCGCATGGAGGCATAGAAGGCGAGGGGATAGATGGCAACGCAGATCGCGCCCAGCATCAGAAGGCGCCATTGATTGGCGAGCGCCTTTCGCGAGGCGATGATGCCGCGCCAGGCGATTGCCGCCTGTGCAAGCCCGCCAAGGCCCATGGCGGCGGCGCCGATTGCAGCTGCGCCGACTTCGGGCGCGAAAGTCGCCGCAGTGCCGGTTGTCCCCCAGATCGTGGAGGCGGCGATGATGGCGGCCACGCCCAGAAAATAGCTTTTCGATGATTGCATTTTTACACGGGTTTCAAAATCGTTGCGACCATCGCCCTGGCTTCGCCAAGACGCGCACTGTTGCCCTCGAGCCCGGCCCGCATGATCGCTCCTTCGAGTATGAAGGAGAGCTGCACGGCCAGCTGGCGGACGCGTGGCGGATCGTCGGGGATCAGGCCGGTGAGGTGGGTCACGAGCAGGCCCTCGACCTCTTCCTTGTGCTTTCTCACCGCCTCGCGGCCCGGATCGCCAGCGGGCAGTTCCGCCGCCGCATTCAGAAGGCCGCAGCCGCGAAACCCGTGTTCATAGGCAAATTCCGCGTGATCGCGATAGGCGTCGAACACCGCCAGCAGCCCGCCCATCGGGCCTGTTGCCTTCTCCAGCCGCTTTTCATAGAGGCCCAGCCATTCGGCGTGGCGATGCTCCAGATAGGTTGCCACCAGCTCCGCCTTTGAGGTGAAGTTGTTGTAGAGGCTCTGCTTTGCCACGCCTGCGCGCTGGATGATCGCGTCGATGCCGGTGGCCGAAATGCCCTCGTCGTAAAACAATTCCGCCGCCGCTTGCAGAAGCCGCTCGCGCGCCGGTTTTGAAGTTGGTGTGGCAGAATCGTCCATAATACATGCCCGGATGATTAGGTAGACCAGTCTACCTAATCGAAGGATGGAGTCAATCCGGGGTCAGCCTTGACGTATTGACCCGAACAGACCTGTCAGTTGTCAGGGAAAGGCATATCGAAACACGTCGTTCAAATAGGCCTGGTTCTGAATCCGGAAATGCGTTGTTCCAATTCGTTCAAAGCCTTGGGACGTGTAGAAGTTGATTGCGGAGGTATTTTCGGAGTTCGTGGTCAGCCATACGGAAGGAACCTTCGCATCGCGCGCGTGGCGCAAAGCTTCTTGCAACAGTGCTCGCCCGATTCCGTTTCCCTGATGTCGCGGCTGGACGTAAAGGGTCGAAATTTCCATTGTCGAACAATTATCTATCGGAGCGGAACTTTTGGAACTGATCCGGGTGAAGCCGTCCAGACCGTCTTTATTCTCCGAAACGACAATATGTTCATCGGCGTCTTCGATGAGGCTCCGGAATTTTTCCTCCGTGAACTCGCTTAGAACGTAATCGGCAAAAAATGCGTTCACGCCCCGGCGGATGTAGGTGCTCAGCCAAACCTGAATCGAGATGGCTGCGAGAACAGAAGCGTCAGAAATTTGTGCTGTTCGCAAGCCCATGGGCAACTGCACTCCAACAGGAAAAATAATAATCAGGAATAAAGGGTTGGCTCAATATTTACAGCACATATAAACGTTGATGGGTTGTCGTGACAAGTTTGGCACTATCCCCCTTGTCCCCCGGGAGAGATTCACGTATCGGCTATGTGAGGCAGATGGAACGGGAGGTCGTCCGGTGCCGC is from Brucella intermedia LMG 3301 and encodes:
- a CDS encoding LysR substrate-binding domain-containing protein; the protein is MKRLPSLNGLRVFEVVTRHLNFRLAAEELGVTQAAVAQQIRGLEAELGLKLFERQPRTLVMTEAARAYIASVRRAFDLLSEATEMLRPEPQHLTVSVTPTFASKWLIPRLAEFTQAHPDIELRIVASDKVANFQTDAVDLAVRYGEPPFGPGLNAELLFEHVIVAVASPVLVERLGDPGLPENLQRYPLLHDAHNFWPRYLEKAFPRGVSASPKNTRFNQTSLAIDAAIAGHGLALASRFFVEKEIAAGSLVQALATELRVGADFYAVSLRKPRHPESVEAVKGWLKSASRKV
- a CDS encoding DMT family transporter, which codes for MQSSKSYFLGVAAIIAASTIWGTTGTAATFAPEVGAAAIGAAAMGLGGLAQAAIAWRGIIASRKALANQWRLLMLGAICVAIYPLAFYASMRMAGVTIGTVISLGSAPLLSAGIEYRQSGFRPSLRWLAGATIGIIGMVLLSISEDGGSHAVSADGSPLIGSLLGLVAGFTYALYSSCARQLMQGGISSTTAMGATFGIGGILLMPVLIATGGPFLASWNNAAVGLYMAFVPMFLGYVCFGYGLSRVETSVATTITLFEPVVAAFFAVVIVGERLSALGWFGVLLVVICLVCITMPARSRKNPLEVPEPST
- a CDS encoding TetR/AcrR family transcriptional regulator is translated as MDDSATPTSKPARERLLQAAAELFYDEGISATGIDAIIQRAGVAKQSLYNNFTSKAELVATYLEHRHAEWLGLYEKRLEKATGPMGGLLAVFDAYRDHAEFAYEHGFRGCGLLNAAAELPAGDPGREAVRKHKEEVEGLLVTHLTGLIPDDPPRVRQLAVQLSFILEGAIMRAGLEGNSARLGEARAMVATILKPV
- a CDS encoding GNAT family N-acetyltransferase, whose amino-acid sequence is MGLRTAQISDASVLAAISIQVWLSTYIRRGVNAFFADYVLSEFTEEKFRSLIEDADEHIVVSENKDGLDGFTRISSKSSAPIDNCSTMEISTLYVQPRHQGNGIGRALLQEALRHARDAKVPSVWLTTNSENTSAINFYTSQGFERIGTTHFRIQNQAYLNDVFRYAFP